GTTAAAGAGTAGCTCAGATAACATTCAGGGTGGAGTCTCAACTGAGAGTGCCATTGTCTAAAGCATTGCCCGTTTCTAGATAACACACACCTTAGAGCACCTGTTCAGTGAAAACCATTTGCAGTCTACGTATTATTTATTACCTGAAACTGTGACTAGCAGGAGCCTGAACGCAGGGTTACCTGGACAAGATCAAACTGAAGAGGTAAGGCCACACTCTGCTCagtaaatgtttttatctttacatTACTTTCTGTTTTACTTTTGGAAAAACAACCTATTTACCTTTGAATTCAGACCTTCAAATCATTTATGGACATGTTGCATAATCTGAGAGTGTTTTATGAATGTCAATGTAGACAAAGCTTAACATTTCAGTAGATGCTGTTTTGTGTTGACTTGTACTGTAACCTCNNNNNNNNNNCCCCCGACGTAACAAACACTTTGGTTGTTACCTGTTTGACCACATACTTAACATCACATGTTTTACTTAGCTGCTTCTGTTCTTTGTTAGTGTAGCTCTCCTTGATcacaaagaaattatttttcactcAAATCTCCTTGACAATGACAATGGTAGAAAATAATCAGAGAGGGCTAGACTTCACTAAGTAAAAATAATCACATATCCTGTCCTTAGTGTATCATTGCATAATATGAGAGAAGTGCCATTCTGCTCAAGAACATGACGTCCCATTTGTCCTATGACTCTGAATGCTGCATGCATACAATGTGGgagtacatttacttgagtactgGACTCATGTACAATTTTGTAGTGtttccattttctgctttttaaacttgtactccactacatttgaaggaaatattgtactttttactccactacatttacaGTGTATAACATATAGgttctagttactttacaaaatgCTACTTACACATTACTACAGAACCAGTgcttttttcatacttttattacattttggtAATGGTTCTTTCTGTGTTCCTTTATATACACAACACTCCCTCAAGTGCAAGCTTATTAAATTGAAATcctcaaaaaaacagaaaaaagcttTCTCGTACTGTTGACATTGTCATGTCATTGTCATTTTCAGAGTATGGCCTCTACAATCAGCCTCTTGCCCGAGAAACACTTCTTGTGCTCTCTGTGTAGAGACATCTTCACCAGCCCGGTGACCATACCATGTGGACACAGTTTCTGCTTATCCTGTCTCAGCCACTACTGGACACGACACCAGTCTACATACTGTCCCCACTGTAGGAGACTGTTTACTGACAGGCCTGACCTCAGCGTCAACCGCATTCTGGCAGAAGTGTCACACAACTACAGGACAGCTCGACCACAGAAACCACCCGATGAGGAAATGGTACtattgcatttgtgtgttatACAATCATATGGGATCTAATTGTTAATTGCTGTAATTGGATCTAAGTGTTACATTTAACATATTTGTGTATTCATATGTCACTGTTACAGGTTATAGATGTTGAGCAAATGATTCAGGAAAGGCTTCAGAAGATAGAAAGGTTGAAATATTCTCTCGAGCTCCAAAAGGTGTGTCGGAAAACTCTGCATCATCAAaagtctttgtttaaaaaaaaaaaaggatatcaTTTAATGATGATGCATGTTGATGTCCAATCAGAACTCGTACCTCAGAGAAGTGCGAGAGAGCCAGAAGGTCTTCTCTGCCCTTGTACATGCtatggaaaaaaatcacaaagagGTGGTTGATGCAAttgaggagagacagagagaggaggataaAAAAGTAGAAACACTGGTGAAAGAGATCGAACAGGAGATCCAGGAGCTGAGAAAGGAGACCACTGAACCTGAACCTCAGATTCCTGTAAACAGTGATCAAAGTGACGAGACAAAGCAAGTTACTGTGGTAAGCACCTTGACCTCCTGCAgataatatattgatattggTGACCGGCTACCATCAGTGACAACTTTATTATTGTAATGCAGAACATTGTTCCCACAATATGCCCCTCTGAGATGAAAGATTGGTCCAAGGTTACCGTAGAAACTGACCCTTGTGTTGGGGTCACCAGACGAGCACTGGCAGacataatggaaaaaataaaggtAGAAGTCAACAGGCTCTCCAAATCTGGTGAGTAATGCAGCTTTTATCTTTAAACTGAATGATTCAATAATCATTCTACAATTAATTCaatgatgtttctttttttcctacgGCTCTTCTTTGATAGAACTTAAGCGAATAGAGAAATACACAGGTAAGTCTTTATCTACACAGAAACACTGTATAAGGGACTGTACCGAAAGACTAGGGGGTGGTCCACATAAATCATTGataatgtaatttaataaatttaaaaataagatttaaCCCACCCTCCACATCCCAGTCGATTACTTACAGCCCTTTATTGCTCTCGAttttttctcctccctctttcttAGTGGATGTCAATCTGAGCGCAAAGACAGCCCAccccttcctctctgtctcagaTGACAGAAAACAGGTGAGACACACGGACAAGCTTCAGGAGGTACCAGATAACCCCAAGCGGTTTGACCGCGTGGCGAACGTGCTGGCCAAAGAAAGCTTCAGCAGTGGGAGAAGCTACTGGGAGGTGGAGGTCGGGGAGAAGATCGAGTGGAACCTGGGTGTCGTCAGACAATCCATTAACAGGAAGAGCAAGTTCACTGTCTGCCCTGCAAATGGTTTCTGGACTTTAAGCCTGAAAGCTGGAGGCCAATTTATTGCCAACACATCTCCTGTCACGCCATTGGCACTTGAGCAGAAACCCTGGAAAGTGGGCGTGTTTCTGGACTACACAGAAGGCCGTGTGTCCTTCTACTGCGCAGAATCTGGAGTCCACATTCACACCtttacagatacatttactgACAGGCTTCATCCATTCTTCAGTCCTGGTCGCCTTCACGGCGGCAAAAATAGTGCTCCCCTAATCATCTCTTCTAGTTTCTGCAGCATTTAAACATCATacttaatattttgtatttgtgattATCTTTTCAGTGTCAATTTAGTAtgtgaaatatatttatttaattacaaatccatatgaaaaacaacaatgaatcACATTTTCCATTTCAGAACAATGAGAGGTTGCATAAGGACTGACTCCCTACACTCCAAAACTTCAATGAAACCCATAAACAGATTGAAAACAAAGATGAGGgtagaagaaaagagaagactcATAAATGAACAAGTGAGTCAAAGtcgaaagagaaaagaaaatgagtgCCCGAGTTGGATAGATGTGAGGGGCTACTGGGTTGGGACAGAGGTTGACGAGGAAACAGCAGGGCATTGTGCTCGTACACCAGGCACTGggagacacactcacacacattcactcattCACACACTGACACGGCCGTGCACACAAACGCATGCTTCAGCCCACTGCCACACAGACTTGTGCTGGCATCTCGGAGGGCAGCCCCATCTCCAGTCCAGACTTGGGTGTTGAAACTAATCGAGCCTCTCTACTTTCTTCACCTCACCTCCGAGATAGAGCCTCTCCAGCGCTTCAGCCTTCCTGTGGGCTGGACTGAATTCTCAGGGTTGTCATTCACTTCTCCAGGCATCCCAGCTGATCTACACTAGTAAAGACCAGTAACACTAGCCTGTGGACCAAGGACAGCAGCGAGAGAACTTCATTTTAGGTAAATATCCTTTATAATATCCTCTAGTATTGCATtagtgacattttcaaaaatctcaaaatcaAACTGAACAAtacatttgtgtgaaatgtgaTGAGTTTGGTCGAACAAAGACTGTTCTTGTATtatatgttgttgtgtgtttcaaTTTACTATCCATATtttattgcaataatatcgtg
The nucleotide sequence above comes from Etheostoma spectabile isolate EspeVRDwgs_2016 chromosome 15, UIUC_Espe_1.0, whole genome shotgun sequence. Encoded proteins:
- the btr02 gene encoding bloodthirsty-related gene family, member 2 → MASTISLLPEKHFLCSLCRDIFTSPVTIPCGHSFCLSCLSHYWTRHQSTYCPHCRRLFTDRPDLSVNRILAEVSHNYRTARPQKPPDEEMVIDVEQMIQERLQKIERLKYSLELQKNSYLREVRESQKVFSALVHAMEKNHKEVVDAIEERQREEDKKVETLVKEIEQEIQELRKETTEPEPQIPVNSDQSDETKQVTVNIVPTICPSEMKDWSKVTVETDPCVGVTRRALADIMEKIKVEVNRLSKSELKRIEKYTVDVNLSAKTAHPFLSVSDDRKQVRHTDKLQEVPDNPKRFDRVANVLAKESFSSGRSYWEVEVGEKIEWNLGVVRQSINRKSKFTVCPANGFWTLSLKAGGQFIANTSPVTPLALEQKPWKVGVFLDYTEGRVSFYCAESGVHIHTFTDTFTDRLHPFFSPGRLHGGKNSAPLIISSSFCSI